The Primulina huaijiensis isolate GDHJ02 chromosome 18, ASM1229523v2, whole genome shotgun sequence DNA window tagaatctcattcgtctagttggatttctcgGGATAATGTAATCTGAATTAGATTGGGTTGTCCATTTTAAATTCGGTAGATCCCAATCAGTTGATCCCGAAATATCAATTCTTTAATAatgcttaattaacaactctttaatcatATCTTAATTAGTACTTCATTCAAAACAAGTATTAGGGTCATCAATCCTCCCCTCCTTACaaagatttcgtcctcaaaatcaGAACTGAATTACAATACAATTGAATAAAATACAACTCGTGATTACAAAGATACAAATCAAAACAGTTGTGGATACTCTGAGTGTATACGACTCTCTAATTCCCAAGTCGTTTTTGCAATACCTCAACGTTTCCATTGCACTAGAACAAGTGGAATGGTCTTGTTTCTGAGGTTCTTTTCTTTCCTACCCAGGATTAAAAGCGGTTCCTCGACATAAGTCAAGTCTTCTTCAAGTTGAACATCTGTCGGATCAAGAACATGCGATTCATCTGCTACATACAGTCGTAACaacgatacatggaagacattaTGAATGTTGGACATATACGATGGTAAAGCCAATCGATAAGCCAAATTTCCAACACAGTCCAAAATCCCGAAAAGTTTGATGAATCTTGGGGCTAATTTTCCCTTGAGTCCAAATCTCAACAGTCTGCGAAATGGTGAAACTTAAAGGAAAACTTTTTCCGTGACTAAAACTGTAGGGGTCTATGCTTTGTATTCGCGTAACTCGATTGACGATATTGTGTAGTTTTAATTCTCTTCTTGATCAATTCCACTTGGTCAATCAGTTGTTGCACTAATTCAGGTCCTTGCACTTGTCGTTCGTCTACTTCGTCCCAAAACAATGGAGTACGACAACGTctaccatacaatgcttcaaacggaGTCAAACCAATTGTAACGTCTACTATTGAAAAtactactagaattttttttaaaataaggacaTGACCGAAACCAGTCTTACATATACATCCAAAAAAATTTCGGAACAAGCAATATAAATTACCATCCCATGATTCAAtaaaataactgcagttaaCAAATCTTAAAATACAACCAAATCTCCTAGTCTACTATTTAAAAAGGATCTCAACATCTGTCCAAATCATCAACGTacaaaaatgcaaaaacatttaaaatattgtttaaacTCATGATAGCAAAATCATAATATGCGGAAAAATGCAAGGTCTTCGTGTTATCCAGTGCACCACCAGTCCCAATCCACTCAGTcctcagcacctccagtctaCTCATCAACAAactgctcacctgcatcattcacacctagtgagtctaaatactcaacgCATCTGAACCATTATAACGTGTGTATACATATCATGcgacagtgaaaagtactgtaattaaaataagtttcaCGATTCTAAAAAGCATAAACATGAGCGTAAACGAGTCGAGTcatatcaaatcatgtcataacatatcaacatatacgtgttcattttcttggatTGAATTTAGATAATTACtcgtgactttcgtatcagctctacgtcgatggatccatctaactTCTGTAGGACTTATACATTGCTTTCTAAAACTCTTAGCAACTCCTTCTCAAAACTTCAAAAAGGATTCTGAACATAAAGACTCTTTTTGTCAATTACAAAACTTACACAAAATACAATATAGACTTTGAAACAGATGTGagtaaattttaaacatagatgATCTTTGAAAAGATCTTTTTCGCAAAGCTTTGAATATCTGAAAAAATAGATAACAGATCATTGATTGATTGAGTGTCTAAAGAAATTGCTGAAACTTGATATGACATTTTATAGATGATGTTCAATGTTCAGACTCGAACATATATAATTCAGTCATAGTAAGACCACAACAGAAATAGTCTGGATACCACATGTCATTCGTcttattctaaaaataatatgcaaCAATAAATGTCTGTGACGTTTGCATTCAAGGACCataatgtcttttttttttttttgtattctcTGAACATTATCTGATTATCGGATTTGTTGATATAATGTTTTCCTTAGTTAAGGAAACAAATTCGATACTATAAGTGATCTATGATTCAGTAGACAATAAAAGTATTGGATTATATAGCGAAAAATGTTTTATCGAGTTCGGTAGACCCTAATTAGTTCTTCTACAAAACACACGAGAGGTCTGCTGAAACACATACtaaaattatttgtttgcaGAATTTTCATGCTTCTGAATTATTAGTTGTCTTAGAGTATAtcacaaaaatttataattcttaACATATAAGTTcgtaaataaaattgaaattaattgtAAAGATCGatgagtaatttttttttgaaattgggaaaatttcaattttagttttgCATATATGTATCTTTTTACGATTTTGgtcttatatattatttattttcagttCCTAATGCCAAAATGACGTTGATTTGTGCATTGTCTTATCAAATATTATCAGTACTTttatgggaaaaaaataaaattaagaattgaaaaatacaaaattaaaaataaaatttgatatcataGACAACTAAAGACAAACTTAATTTTCTCTTAATTTGATGGCATAGAGAATACTCCTCATGTGGACCTTTATTGCAATTTTCTCTTAATTATTTTCTGTATTCTGTTAGATAATATGGAGGAGGAAATAAACTACGTACCTGGAATCAAATCAATCAACACTAGGGACTTGATGCCATATCTAAAAGAGGCAGAAATGGCCACCGTTTCGCCCAAAATTATCATCAACTCATTTGGAGGAGTAAAGAAGGCAGATTTCATTTTGCACAACACAATCTACGAACTTGAACCGGCAACACTATCAGCTCTAAATAAAAACCAGTCGAATTATGCGATTGGGCCCATTAGTTTCTCCCAAAATCTTGGCAAAATTAAGTGCCTCAATTTGTGGTCTGACTCAGACTGCAGCCAATGGCTCGACTCTAAGCCGCCTGGCTCGGTTTTATACATCTCATTCGGCAGCCTGGTTGAGGTTAGTAAACTGGTAATTCAAGAAATAGCTCACGGCATTTTACTCAGTGAAGTAAATTTCATATGGGTTGTTCGAGGGGGGATGACAGATGCTTTGCCAAATGGATTCGAGGATAAAATGAAGGATAAAGGGCTCATTGTTCCATGGTGTAATCAAATGCAGGTTCTTTCGAATCCGTGCATTGGAGGGTTCTTGACCCATTGTGGTTGGAATTCTATTCAGGAAAGTATATGGTGTCGGGTTCCGATGATTTGTTATCCGTTATCGTATGATCAACCTACGAATAGGAAATTGGTGGTTGATGTTTGGAAGATTGGGATTGACCTTAGTGATGGGGTGCCAATAAATCGAACCAGTATAGCAgagaatgtaagaaaattgATGAGTGCTTCTACTTCGGAGGGCTTGAGGACGGAGGCAAGAAAAATGAGAGACATTTTGTGGAATGCAATTGAAAATGGTGGATCTTCCGATATAAATTTTGATCAGTTTATAAAGGATTTAAAGGCCAAGCTTCATGCAATGGATTAAGGAAGTTTTGCTTTGttacaatataaaatttgatGTATGTCataaatttcaacaaattatggtGAAAAAAGAAATCGGAAGTTAAAAGACCGGCCACAATAACAATCTTCATATATTCTTTTAAATAGATCTTCCACGtgctttaattatattatttgagctcaaatttaaaacatacaGAAATACATGGAGAATTTGTCAGATGATCTCATATACAAAtttcgaatatttttttttaataaaaatgatcTTATTGTTTTTGTAAATATTGTCATTAAAGACCAGGTAAGTAAGATGATACAAGTGTTTCTCGCCATTTGTGGAAaacacactacaagaaattttcaAATAGACAACACTTGAAAGACAACCGTTTTACAtcaaaactgttgtcttttatGTTTTAACAACGGTAAAtgagagttttttttatttagcaaagacaacagtttttggaaaatcgttgtcttttagctTATTTTTGTGGTCAAAGACATCGGTTTTCTTAAAACTGTGGTCTTTGAACATCTTTTTTAGAATCAAATACAACAGTTTTTGGAAGC harbors:
- the LOC140965296 gene encoding UDP-glycosyltransferase 86A1-like, which encodes MATEKMQKRPHAIMISLHFQGHITPFVNLALKIASKGLSVTFVHNEFVHHKLSQSHKINEFNLFPEACESGLDIRYTTISDGFPVEFDRFRHGEEYMESILRDFPARVDEFVGKIIESNPSLATFLVADTLYSWPATIAKKYNLVNVSFWTQPALVFSLDYHFELLRENGHFPCKDNMEEEINYVPGIKSINTRDLMPYLKEAEMATVSPKIIINSFGGVKKADFILHNTIYELEPATLSALNKNQSNYAIGPISFSQNLGKIKCLNLWSDSDCSQWLDSKPPGSVLYISFGSLVEVSKLVIQEIAHGILLSEVNFIWVVRGGMTDALPNGFEDKMKDKGLIVPWCNQMQVLSNPCIGGFLTHCGWNSIQESIWCRVPMICYPLSYDQPTNRKLVVDVWKIGIDLSDGVPINRTSIAENVRKLMSASTSEGLRTEARKMRDILWNAIENGGSSDINFDQFIKDLKAKLHAMD